The genomic DNA CGTTCTGGTTCTGTTTGGTCATTGTTAATCTCCTTGGACACGGGGACATTACCCCAAATCAGTGGCCAAGAAAACCGGCTCCGCTCCACTAAGAATTGGTGGCAACATTGGCGGCGAGCTGAAGACCCTTCCTCCCCCCTTGAGCAGCTGGCAGGGAGATGGTGAATCGCATCCCTCGTGGTTGTCTTCACCATCAGATCGTTGTACACATCCTTTACAGTGAAAAGATTTGCTCAGCCTCTGGCAGCTCAATTCCCGTGATCCCCAGCTCATCGCCCAGCGTCTTTGCCAGATTCGCCGAGGACTCCGCCTCGTCGTGAACGATGAAGGTGCGCTGCGGCTTTTTCTCCATCACCTGCACGAATTCCACCAAGCCAACGCGGTCAGCGTAGCCGGAGAACCCGGTAAGCACCTCGAATCCCTCACCGAAAATCCGTACCGGACTTTGCTTCTCCACCAGTTTGCGACCAAGGGTGTTGGGCGCTTGCCAGCTGGTCATCAGAATGGTGGTACGCGGATCACCGATGCGGTTGCGCAGGTGGTGGCGCATCCTCCCTCCTTCGAGCATGTCGCTGGAACTGATGATGATCGCCGGAGCCTTGAGACTGTTGAGGGCGCTTCATCTAGGATGCGTAGCCTCCTAGAGCGGATGACAGGCTACAAAACGCTAAAGAGTACCTTGCTGCAACAGAATCTGGTCGCGGGCCAAGATGTGTGTTATTAAAGGAAATCCCCTGCGAAATCATACTGTTCTTTCGTAAAGGGAAAAGAACCCTTCTTTCTCAGATTCAATGGCACATTCAATTTCAGGATCGGGATCGAATCCATGCTACAGAACATCGAATGGCACAGAATCGCGCTTAAGGATATCTCCCCTCCCCCGCTGGATTTGATCGAAGAGGCCGATCTGCTCTGCCCTTCGGACTACGTTATCAATAGAACCGAGCTCGGCAAGAGGCATCATCCATCCCTGACTCCGGAAGCTGCGCACTATCTGCTGCATTTGCATCCTCCCCTGCTGTGGGGTTCTAAACATCATTGTATTGGAGGCTTGCGGGTGCTGACATTGACATCGCCCTTTTTACAGCCAGAGGAGCTGCTGCCTGTGGGGATTTTACCCGCCAAGACATCTCGAAGCGAACTCATTACATTGATGGAAATGGATTGCTTTCTCGCTCAAATGGCCTACGGCGTTCATGCGCCGGAGAAATCGCTCTATGTCCGCAGCAGGGAACTGCAGTCACAAGAGCGGTTGACCAAGTGGTCCCCCGCCCTGGCAACCGATATCACCACAATCGCTGAACTTCTTGGCGTCAGCCGGCAGACACTCTATGTCTATAACAGCGAATTGAAGAAAAGATGACCGCGCTTAGTCAAACCATGACCCGCCTGCTGGAAAAAGCCGGGCCAACAGCGTCAATAACCGCTGCAGATCTGGTGGCTCTCACCGACACAATCATGGCACCGGCGCACCTGAAAGGGTTATTTTTTCTGCTGCCACGATTATTGCCGGTGCTGAAAACGGCAAAAGCAATCTGTCAGCTCGCCGGCAATGATCAATTTATGGAAAAGACAATTGAACCTGCGATAACGGTGAGCGAGATTCTGCTTTCAATTTCAGAGGAAATCGCAACTGATTTCCTTCTGGACGATCTGTTTACCAAAGGCAACAGCGCAGAAGAAACATTCAAAGGAATCCTAGAAGAGTATCCATTGTACTGCTCGCTGGGACACGCTGTCGCCAACCCTCAATATCATCCATCTTATACAAATCTTTTGGCACAAATTTTCCTGGCCAGTCATGTTCTAGCTATCAATGAAACGCACAATAGCGAACAGATACTTAAGGTTTACCGAGGTGTTCGCATGTTGTCGCTACCTAAATATACTGAGCAACTCTCAAAGGTCCCAGCGCAACCCTTAACTCCTCAGGCGTTTTTCGAGGCCATTCACCGCGGTAAACCTGGCCAGCGGCTGAAAGATGCCATTGTGCTTATCGAAAAAGCCTTGGTCCAGCATGCTCCTCGCCATCCTGTGCGCCCAGCAGTGACCAAAAAAGCCAGTCCCCGCCGTTCAGGCGGTCTCAGCAAGGCGTTTGATGATGAAGTAGTATCTC from Desulfuromonas thiophila includes the following:
- a CDS encoding MBL fold metallo-hydrolase RNA specificity domain-containing protein, encoding MEKQSPVRIFGEGFEVLTGFSGYADRVGLVEFVQVMEKKPQRTFIVHDEAESSANLAKTLGDELGITGIELPEAEQIFSL